The DNA window CACGGCTTCCACCCGCCCCTCGACATCGTCGACGGCGCGGCGCGCATCGTCGACCCGATCTTCCAGGGCTTCCTCACGGGCGAGCACGCCTACGGGCTGTTCCTGAAGGACTACCAGCCCGTCCCCTGGTAGGAGATCGACTCAGGCCATGACCTGGGTCGGCGGCGGCTCTTCCACCGCGGGCTCGTCCAGGCCGAGCTCCTCGAGCGGGTCGCCGCTCCAGAGCTTCCCCTTCAGCATCAGCGACCACATCTTGAAGTCTCCCGCGAGCGACCACAGCGGATACTGGAAGGTCGCGGGGCGGTTGTGCTCGATGCGGAAGTGGCCGATCCAGGCGCAGCCGTAGGCGAACACCACGCCCGCGGGGAAGGTCATCGGCGAGCCCGCGATGCCGCACGCGAGCATGCCCGCGATGTGCTTGAAGGACGGCCCGCCCCCCTCGCCTCGCTTCAGCGCGTCACGCCCGATCGCGGCGAAGCCGGCCATGGCGAGCGGAAAGCGCACCGGGTGGAGGGCCGCGCTCGCCGCGCAGCTGGCGAGGAAGCCCGTCGTGCCCACGAAGTGCAGCCGGCGCGAGGCCGGGTGCCGATGCTCGGACAGGTAGTAGGGCCAGAACTCCTCGAAGGACTCGATGCGCCGTTCGCTCATGCGCGAACTGTAGCGCAAGGCGAGGGACGTCTCAGAGACTGTCGGTAAATCGGACCGAGTCCCGCAGTCGAGGCGGGTCCAGGCGCGAGGCGGCGTGAGGCGGCGTGCGGATAGCACGGCGACGAGCGGCAACGACGCGCATGGGCCCGGATCGGCCGCGGGGCGACGGGAGATTCATCGACAGTCTCTCAGCCGCCGAAGTAGCTCCAGACCGCGTTTCGGAACTCCACGTTCACCGCGAAGGCGAGCCCGAGGGAGACCGCGAGGCCGATGCCCGCGAACAGCACGTCGCGGCCCATGAGCTTCGCCGCCTGCTTCAGGGTCAGCTCGGAGCTCTTCCGGAGCGACATCGCGAGCTCCCGGCCCGCGAGGAGACCGATGAAGACCCAGGTCGTGCTCATGGGCACGTTCGACCAGATCTTGAAGACGTAGAGGATCACCGTGTAGACGAGGTCGATCACGGTGGCCGCCCGCACGTCGACCACGTTGGACTTCTCGTCGACGATCTCCTGGACCCGCTCGCCGCCCATCTTGAACAGGAAGCCGAGCCCCACGAAGACGACCCCGCCGAACGCGAGGACCTGCACGACGTTCAGCGATCGCGGGAGATACACCGCGATGTTCGCCGCGTCCTGCTGGATCCAGACGCTCCACAAGAGGCCGCTGGTCAACCACTGGAAGGGTCGCCAGAAGGCCGCGGGCTTGCCCACGAAGTGGCGGTCCATCACCGCGCTGAGCGCCATCCAGATGGCGAAGGCCAGGACGAAGGCGACGCCGTATCCCGCGAGGCTCTTGGTGGCGACCGAGGCCACGCTGCCCGCCCCGGCCGCGAAGCTCGACAGGAGCAGGAAGGTCGTCGAGACCGGCATGCGGAGCCGGGTCAGGATCAGCAGGAACAGCGGCGCGGCGACCTGGAGGAACGAGAAGCTC is part of the Sandaracinaceae bacterium genome and encodes:
- a CDS encoding DUF962 domain-containing protein: MSERRIESFEEFWPYYLSEHRHPASRRLHFVGTTGFLASCAASAALHPVRFPLAMAGFAAIGRDALKRGEGGGPSFKHIAGMLACGIAGSPMTFPAGVVFAYGCAWIGHFRIEHNRPATFQYPLWSLAGDFKMWSLMLKGKLWSGDPLEELGLDEPAVEEPPPTQVMA